The genomic DNA TGGGCGGCGTGGACAAGGTCATCCCGGTGGACGTGTATGTTCCCGGCTGTCCGGCCAAGCCAGAAGCCATCATCGACGGCGTTGTCATGGGTCTGGCCAAGTTCGCGCAAAAAGTGGAAGAAGCCGAATAGGCCCGTCCACAGAGGTGAAATATGCAAGGTAAAATTATTGACGTGACCATCGACAACATTGTCGGCGAGGTCATGAACATGAAGAACGACGGGCAGAGGTTCGTCACGTTCTCGACCTATCAGGAAGGCGAGGGCAAGATCGGCATCCTCTACCATTTCGACAAGGATTACGAGGATACCCATCTGCGCCTTGTCGCTGATATGGACAAGCCCATCCCCAGCGTTTCCGGCGTCTACTTCGCCGCTCTGCTGGTGGAAAACGAAATTCGCGACCAGTGGGACGTCAAGTTCGACGGCCTGGTCCTCGACTTCAACCGTACGCTCTATCTCGACCCCGAGGTCACTCAGGTTCCCCTGGTGTCCAACGTCAAGATCGCGCCGAAAAAATAGGGGGCTGAAATGGCTACTACCGTAATTCCCTTCGGCCCGCAGCATCCCGTCCTTCCCGAGCCGGTCCACCTGACCCTCAAGGTCGAGGACGAGATCGTCAAGGAGGCCATTCCGGCACTGGGCTACGTCCATCGTGGCCTGGAAAAGCTGGCCGAAATCCGCGACTATCATCAGATGATCACCGTGTGCGAACGCGTGTGCGGCATCTGCTCCATGATCCACGGCACTTGCTACTCGCAGTCCATCGAGGAACTCATGGGCATCGAAGTCCCGGCCCGCGCCGAGATGCTGCGCGTCATCTGGAGCGAACTCCACCGCATGCATTCCCATCTGCTCTGGCTGGGCCTGTTTGCCGACGCCTTCGGCTTCGAAGCCCTGTTCATGCAGTTCTGGAAGGTTCGCGAGCGCATCATGGACATCAACGAAGCCACCGCCGGCAGCCGCGTCATCGTGTCCGTCAACATCATCGGCGGCGTCCGCACAGACCTTTCCCCGGATCAGCTTCGCTGGATTCTCAGCGAATTGGAAATCGTGGAGAAAGAAGTCCGTGAAATGCAGGACACCATCATGAACGACTACTCGGTCAAGGCCCGTACCGTGGGCGTGGGTTACATGTCCAAGGACGACGCCTACATCCTCGGCGCCGCCGGTCCCACCCTGCGCGGTTCCGGTGTCGCATCCGACATGCGTATGCTCGGCTACGGCGCCTATTCGGAGCTGGACTTCGAACCGGTCATCGAGACATCCGGCGACTGCTGGGCCCGTTCCGCAGTCCGCTTCCGGGAAGTCGGTCAATCCATCGACCTGGTTCGCCAGGCCATCAGCAAGCTGCCTGAAGGCGACCTGGCCGCCAAGGTCAAGGGCAATCCGCCGGAAGGTGAAGTCTACATGCGCGTGGAACAGCCGCGCGGCGAGTGCGTCTACTATATCAGGGGCAACGGCACCAAGCATCTGGACCGCCTGCGCATCCGTACCCCCACGTTCGCCAACATCCCGCCGCTCCTGCATATGTTGCCTGGCTGCGAACTGGCCGACGTGCCGGTCATCGTGCTGGCCATCGACCCGTGCATCAGCTGCACCGAACGCTAGGAGGACCGTATGTTGTTTACACCTACCGTCATCAAGAACCTGCTGAAGAAGCCCGCCACCCGCAACTACCCGTTCGTGGTACGCGAGCCGTTTCCCAACTTCCGTGGTGAATTGGTCATTGACATCGAAAAGTGCATCTTCTGCGGCATGTGCGAACGCAAATGCCCCAGCCAGTGCATCACCGTGGACAAACAGGCCGGTACCTGGCAGTGCGATCCGCACGCCTGCATCTCCTGCGGCTACTGCCGGGACAACTGCCCGACAAAGTGCCTGACCATGAACGACACGCACCGCAAACCCATGGCAGCAAAGGTCACCTGGATCGAGCAGGGCACCCCGCCCAAGCCCAAGGCCAAGAAAGCCGCTGCAGAGAAGAAGACCGACGAAGAATAGCCGTCGGCAAACGACAAATGAAAAGCCCCGGCTCATGCGAGTCGGGGCTTTTTCCCTTTCTGGTGCGAAAACTATC from Pseudodesulfovibrio sp. S3 includes the following:
- a CDS encoding 4Fe-4S binding protein — translated: MLFTPTVIKNLLKKPATRNYPFVVREPFPNFRGELVIDIEKCIFCGMCERKCPSQCITVDKQAGTWQCDPHACISCGYCRDNCPTKCLTMNDTHRKPMAAKVTWIEQGTPPKPKAKKAAAEKKTDEE
- a CDS encoding NADH-quinone oxidoreductase subunit C, producing MQGKIIDVTIDNIVGEVMNMKNDGQRFVTFSTYQEGEGKIGILYHFDKDYEDTHLRLVADMDKPIPSVSGVYFAALLVENEIRDQWDVKFDGLVLDFNRTLYLDPEVTQVPLVSNVKIAPKK
- a CDS encoding nickel-dependent hydrogenase large subunit, whose protein sequence is MATTVIPFGPQHPVLPEPVHLTLKVEDEIVKEAIPALGYVHRGLEKLAEIRDYHQMITVCERVCGICSMIHGTCYSQSIEELMGIEVPARAEMLRVIWSELHRMHSHLLWLGLFADAFGFEALFMQFWKVRERIMDINEATAGSRVIVSVNIIGGVRTDLSPDQLRWILSELEIVEKEVREMQDTIMNDYSVKARTVGVGYMSKDDAYILGAAGPTLRGSGVASDMRMLGYGAYSELDFEPVIETSGDCWARSAVRFREVGQSIDLVRQAISKLPEGDLAAKVKGNPPEGEVYMRVEQPRGECVYYIRGNGTKHLDRLRIRTPTFANIPPLLHMLPGCELADVPVIVLAIDPCISCTER